The Akkermansia sp. RCC_12PD genome contains the following window.
TTCTGAAAAAAGCCGGGATAAACAAAACCGTCATTTTACTGCGCTTTCCGGGTAGCAACCTTGCTGATTCGTCAAACCTGTTAAACAAAAACATTTATACCTGTCATGAAACAATCCTTCTTATATGCATGGTGTTTGAGCGCCGCCGGGTGTGCCTCCCTGCTGCACGCCCAGTCCGTCAACCAATTCCCGGACAGCGGCCCTGAAACCACTCTGGATTCCCTCTGGGCGGCTACGGGCCACATGCAGGCCTTTTCTGACGCCATCGACTCCCAGATGGGCGTGCACCGTTTTCAGGACGGCAAAAAATCGCGTTTCTGGTTCAGCGGCATGGGAAGCTTCGGAAATGCCAGTGTCAGGAACGAGCATCCCGCCTTCGACTATTCGGCCGGCGGCGGAGTCCTGGGCTATGACTACTGCGCATCCGAAAGTGGAAGGGGAAGGCTGCTCGGCCTGTCCCTGGGCTTCATGTCCGGTACCCAGAACATCAAGGAAATGGCGGACCATCCCGCCGGATTTCTGGAAGGCGACAAATTTGACCAGGATACGATGATGGTCAACATTTACGGAGCCCTGTACAGGCAGACCGGAAGAAAATCCCATCTTCTTCTGTCCATGAATATGGGATTCGGCAATACCGATAACAAATGCGCCCACCACGGCATGAACTACGAAAACTCCACATGGGATACGGAAACCTGGAACGTCGCGTTGTCGGCCGCATGGCGCTACGAAGTCTCCAGGTCCTTCAGTATCACGCCTTTCGCCAAGATGAGCTATGTGCATGCCTCTAACAAAGTGAAAAAGGACGACTATGATGACGAAGGCTATGACTCTTCCTGGTGGTGGGATGATGATGAATACTGGAGAAGGGAATCCAGGTGGGAAAACCGCGGATCGTTCGACAATCTGGCGCTTGAAGTGGGAGTGACGCTGGAACACGCCATCCGCTTCTCCAACGGCATGATGTGGACCAATGCCATTTCCGGAAGCTACTGCCCGGACATATGGCGCAACAATCCCCACCATACCTTCAACGACATCTGGTGGGACGGCGACACCGTCTATGAGTCCCGGTACAGAGGCAGAGGATACGCTCCGGCACGCCAGGCCTTCAAGGCCAAATTCCTGTCGCGCTTCGTGTGCAGCGAAAACCTCTCCATTTATGCCTCCTATCAGGCCTGTTTCCGGGAATCCTGCACGGAACACCGGGCGGCATTGGGCGTAGCCGTAGTCTTCTGACGTCTTTCGTGTCCCTCACCGTGGAGATGGAGGAGCGCGGAATACCTTTTGCTGATGCCGGGAACGTGGAGGGAAAGGAGGAAAAAACGCCGAAGTGCCGGGTGCGCCTCGTGGCAACCGCTTCTTTCCCCGTATTTCTGCGAACGGAAAGCCGGATACCCGGGAGTAATTGAAACGGGGTGGCTATTCCTCTTCCGTTTCGAGGGAATAATCCAGCATTCTATCGCCATCGAACGTGAAAAACGCCTGGAATCGCTTCCCTCCGAGCATGGCGGGAAGCCAGTACCGGTCGTCCTGCCACATGAGATCGTAGGGAATCTCCTCTACGGGAGACCAAAAAGGCTCTGCCTCCGGCGTTTCCGAAGGAGTGCCCGTGAACGACGAAGCCATGAACACATGGCAGAGGATTTCCGGAATGGTCCTGCAGGTAAAGGAAAAATGCAACACGCCCATCTCCCGCGCGTCTGTTACGTTAATCCGCAGCTCTTCCCGGACTTCCCTCAGAACGCATTGAAGAGCCGTTTCCCCCGGCTCAAACTTGCCGCCGGGGCCGTTCACTTTCCCCGCTCCTATACCCCTCTTCTTGCGTATCAGAAGAATCTTTCCCTCCTGAACCACAAACATCAGGGTAGCGAGAATATCCGGGGTCCACGGTGCGGGCCATTGAAAGCCGCTGCTTCTCTCTTGCATGGGCACATGCTACAGGATTGAAGGACCGGCATGAAGAAAAATACGGAATAAATGCATAATGAGTAGGGAAACGGTCAAATTGCCCGCGGCGTCAATCTCCGGAATACTTTGGATGAACAACCGAATCGTTCACTTCATCGACTCTGTGAGAACTCAAATTACCCATTACTCCATAATTTTTCATGCGCAGATGAGCGATGAGATGATTATTCAAATAATCTAGGAAATATTCCTTGTCGAATGCTCCTTGAAAAGTGACGGGAATTGCACTTCCATCTGGACTATGGATGAGATTAATATAATTGTTTTTAGACGTATTCAGAATAGATGACCCATTGTGCAAATCAGCCATCTGATGTTATTGATCTGATGTTTTGCGGCCGCCCTATCTGGCCCGGATCCGTCAAATTCCGGATGTCTTGTTATTAATACTGCTCAGAATTTTTTCCTGAGCAAGGGAGGAGGGGAGTTGAGCGTCCTTGTAATCAAATAAAAGGCTTGTTTTTTTTGCAAGCTGTTCAAAGGCGGCAATTTTTTGCACCAAAACGTCGATATGTGTTTTCCCTTCGGGTTCACGGTAAATATTCAAGCGTGTCACATTTTTTTGAACATTCGCAAGCGAGGATTCAAAAGCAGCGCGGATTTGCGTTTTAATCAGATAAGCCGTTTCCGTGGCTTCTTCATCAGTCAGGGGACCGCTTTTTGAAATAACTAAAAAGGAATAATCATAATCTTTCAATCTATATTTCGCCAATACTTTGGATAAACGCTGCATAGAGCATTCTTTCGGATTCGCGTTAATGACTTCCTTAAATCTCCAAGCGCGTCCAAGCGTGTCGTTAATGCCGATCATTATCGGGTTATCGACTTTTTGTACGAGCCGCATTTCTTGTAATGTAATCCGTCCTTTTCTATTATGCAGTAAAACGGGCAATTCAATGACGTAACCCCCGTATTTTCCTGCTTTGAGGTCGTTCTTATTCAAATTTGGCATTTGATAAGTATACAAAAGCGTCATAATCTGACTTAAACTATCCTGTACGTTTGATAAGGTACGTTGTGTGCGCAAAACTGTGTCTGGTATCGGGAATTCCATGTAATTTTGGATTTCTTTTGCATCTTGAAGAAAAGATTTTTGTGTTGGAACGACGGGAATATCATCTGAAATAATGTTATACGAAATTTCTGTTCCCACAGTTTTCACAATTGGGGGATTTGTTCTTTTCTCACTCTTCCTGTCTGTATTAATCGCCGTCTTGTTTTTTGATAAAATATCGTCCATAACCGTAGTATGGGCAATAGAAATCATTTGGTTTCCGCTGAAGATCCCTCCCTGGCTAAGTGCTTCATTAATCGTATTTAATTGAGCGATGAGAATGTCCAGTTCTTGCGGAGCTTCTTTATACAAAGACAATTTTTTTATTTTTTGAGGGAGTGATGAAAATTCGTGGTTTAAAATACGGGCAAAAGTGTCATTGATGGCATCTTGAATCTGTACTTGTTCCGCTTTTGTCAACGAAGTGATTTGTGCAACACTGAAAAAATCGTACGCGCGTTTACCAACACTGTAATGTGACAGTGGAGAAAACCAAAATTGGCAATAAGCTTGTGTGCCGTTCAATTCCAGGATCTGCTCTTTTGTTAAAATGCGTCCCAAAATATTATTAATTTTATCTTCGCTTTCGCTTTCATGTAAGCCTATCTTCTCTTTTTCCTTTTTTGAAAGAGATTTCGTATATAAAGCGGGAGGAGCAATGAAGCTCCCTTTTGAATTATATTGGTAAGAGTTATTTTTTGTATTCGGTTTTGTAAAAGTTACGAGATAGTGAATCTTCTGATTGATATTTTGATATAATAGATCAACATCCTTGTCCGTTCCAGTGGCTATGCCCCCTTTCGGACGCACCACATAGCCCGCAGAAATGTTATTATATTTTGGAGAAATTTCATGGTTGGGAATAAAAATATCCGGCGTAATATGAGATGTGTGAACGCGTACTATTTTGTTGGGCTTGTAAATCATGATGGTAAAATTGTCGCCCGGAACATAAATCATGCGTGGATTGGAAAAAATTTTATTTAATTGCAGACAAGTTTTCAGGAACGGCAGCATGCGTTTATAATCGTCTGTTTCTTTAAAAAAATCCCATGCTTCCCGTTGTGTTGCAGTTAAGCTTTTTTCTTGTTGCTTCAATGACATTTCAATTTTTTGCGTATCTAGAATGTCGGAATTTTTCGCATCGGTTTCAGTTGAAAAAAACAGCGATGCTGCGGCAGCAATAGGAAAAATAATATTTTTAAAGCTCATAGCCCGGCTCCTTGATGAAAAAAGTGAAGGTTATTCTAGTTTGATTGTTGTTGTATTTTCCGTCCCTGTCTTTGA
Protein-coding sequences here:
- a CDS encoding autotransporter outer membrane beta-barrel domain-containing protein; the encoded protein is MKQSFLYAWCLSAAGCASLLHAQSVNQFPDSGPETTLDSLWAATGHMQAFSDAIDSQMGVHRFQDGKKSRFWFSGMGSFGNASVRNEHPAFDYSAGGGVLGYDYCASESGRGRLLGLSLGFMSGTQNIKEMADHPAGFLEGDKFDQDTMMVNIYGALYRQTGRKSHLLLSMNMGFGNTDNKCAHHGMNYENSTWDTETWNVALSAAWRYEVSRSFSITPFAKMSYVHASNKVKKDDYDDEGYDSSWWWDDDEYWRRESRWENRGSFDNLALEVGVTLEHAIRFSNGMMWTNAISGSYCPDIWRNNPHHTFNDIWWDGDTVYESRYRGRGYAPARQAFKAKFLSRFVCSENLSIYASYQACFRESCTEHRAALGVAVVF
- a CDS encoding 8-oxo-dGTP diphosphatase, which codes for MQERSSGFQWPAPWTPDILATLMFVVQEGKILLIRKKRGIGAGKVNGPGGKFEPGETALQCVLREVREELRINVTDAREMGVLHFSFTCRTIPEILCHVFMASSFTGTPSETPEAEPFWSPVEEIPYDLMWQDDRYWLPAMLGGKRFQAFFTFDGDRMLDYSLETEEE